A part of Campylobacter magnus genomic DNA contains:
- a CDS encoding TolC family protein: MKKTLSILALSASLLSAERAIGLGEAYEMALQHDEQLKSIAFESMAASERVWQATALLLPSLELSYSYNGERYDKAYEGKEKYRLDETFQRYGITLRQQVFRPDLWISRSQEGLREQGYKITHESTRQELASRVAKAYFDLAFANKNLELASSYEEANKAKSDQMQKQLQMGLANKMDALEAKVRYDQAKLDVNIAKRQIEVAKLELTKLVGERVAVKNDVETIKLDFFDGLSLAKYQNVLANFEYKQSEIVTQIATKEKQKRYTEFLPNADISVTYSDNKYKDKATFGDEKRKWETMFRVTLPIFNSLHSVSRVQEGEYLKMSSMSKQLDTSRKVEISQQTAISEFKNYLEQMKIMFASLETARLYETAIERGYAEGLRSIVELFDARARVYKTRIDALNTGHQLVLGYIMLEYLVGDITTETIHRLDTMFKN; encoded by the coding sequence ATGAAAAAAACACTTAGTATTTTAGCCCTTAGCGCAAGCCTGCTTAGCGCAGAGCGTGCCATAGGACTTGGCGAGGCTTATGAGATGGCATTACAGCACGATGAGCAGCTAAAGAGCATTGCCTTTGAGAGCATGGCTGCTAGTGAGCGTGTGTGGCAGGCCACTGCGCTACTTTTGCCTAGCTTAGAGCTTAGCTATTCTTATAACGGCGAGCGCTACGACAAAGCCTACGAGGGCAAAGAAAAATACAGACTAGACGAAACCTTCCAAAGATACGGCATCACTTTGCGTCAGCAGGTATTTCGCCCTGATCTATGGATATCACGCAGCCAAGAGGGTCTAAGAGAACAAGGCTATAAAATCACGCACGAAAGCACTCGCCAAGAGCTAGCAAGCCGCGTTGCAAAAGCGTATTTTGACCTAGCCTTTGCGAACAAAAACCTAGAGCTTGCCAGCAGCTACGAAGAAGCCAACAAAGCCAAATCAGACCAAATGCAAAAGCAGCTTCAAATGGGTCTAGCAAACAAAATGGACGCCCTAGAGGCAAAAGTCCGCTACGACCAAGCCAAGCTTGATGTAAACATCGCCAAACGCCAAATCGAAGTTGCCAAGCTAGAACTTACCAAGCTAGTAGGCGAGAGAGTAGCTGTAAAAAACGATGTAGAGACCATCAAACTAGACTTTTTTGACGGACTTAGCCTTGCTAAATACCAAAATGTCCTAGCAAACTTCGAGTATAAACAAAGCGAAATCGTAACCCAAATCGCCACAAAAGAAAAGCAAAAACGCTACACCGAATTCCTACCAAATGCTGATATAAGCGTAACTTACTCAGACAACAAATACAAAGACAAAGCTACCTTTGGTGATGAAAAGCGCAAGTGGGAGACTATGTTTAGAGTTACTTTACCGATATTTAACTCACTTCACTCAGTCTCACGCGTCCAAGAGGGCGAGTATCTAAAAATGAGCTCTATGAGCAAGCAGCTAGACACCAGCCGCAAGGTAGAAATCAGCCAGCAAACAGCCATAAGCGAGTTTAAAAACTACCTAGAGCAGATGAAAATCATGTTTGCATCTCTAGAGACTGCTAGACTCTACGAGACTGCTATCGAGCGTGGATATGCTGAGGGACTTCGCTCTATTGTGGAGCTGTTTGACGCCCGCGCCCGTGTGTATAAAACCCGCATAGACGCGCTAAACACTGGCCACCAGCTAGTGCTTGGCTACATCATGCTAGAGTATCTTGTAGGCGATATCACCACTGAGACTATCCACCGCCTAGATACTATGTTCAAAAACTAA